Part of the Aggregatilinea lenta genome, CCGCGCCCGGCGATCTGGAACGCGATGTCCTTCGAGTCGACCGGGTGCATCTTGCCGTCGAACACGACGGCCTTCACGAACTTGACCGGGAACCCGGCCACAACGCCGCCTTCGAGCGCCTGCCGCACGCCCTTTTCGGTCGAGGAGACGAACTGCTGGCTGATCGCGCCGCCGACGACTTCGTTGGCGAACTCGAACTCACCCGTGTCCAGCGGCTCGACGCGCAGGTGCACTTCGCCGAACTGCCCCGCGCCGCCCGTCTGCTTCTTGTGGCGGTAGACCGCGCTGGCCGTGCGGGTGATCGTCTCCTGGTACGGCACCTTCGGCAGGGCGGTATCCAGCCCAACGCCCATCCGCTCGGCGCGGCTGATCGCCACGTCGATGTGCGTGCCGCCCATGCCTTCCATAATCGTTTCCTTGGTGGCCGCGTCCTGCCGCCACTTCAGCGTCGGGTCGGCGTGGCCGATGCTGGTGAGCACCTCGCCCATCTTCGCGCCGTCGCTCTGGCTGCGCGGGGACAGCGCTACCGAATAGACCGGCATCGGGAACTGCGGCGGGACCACGAGCTTGTTGGTGCCCTTCGCCAGGGTATGCCCGGTGTGCGTGCCGCGCAGCTTGGACACCACCGCGATGTCGCCCGCGTGCACCACATCCAGCGATTCCGCGTTTTCGCCGCGCATCGTGGACAGGCTGCCCATACGCTCGTCTTCGCCCGTTTCCAGGTTCTTAAGCGCGTCGTTCGGCTTGAGTGAGCCGCTGAACAGGCGGAAATAGCTCTGCGTGCCGTACTTGTCGGTGTAGCTGTGGAAGACGTACGCCAACGCGGGACCGCTGTCGTTAAGCGGCGGACCCATGACTTCGATTTCGGCGTCGGGTGCGGCCTGCACCATCACACCGCGCTCGCTCGGCGGCACGACATAGACGGTCAGCGCTTCCAGCAGGGCCTGCACGCCAATGTTGTGCGTCGCGCTGGTCACGAAGACCGGCACCACGCGCAGGTCCGCGCTGCGGGCGGCTTTGCGCAGCCCCTGGCGCACTTCGTCATCCGACAGTTCTTCAGTGTCGAAATACTTCTCAAGCAGCGCGTCGTCGGCTTCGGCGGCGGCTTCGGTTAGCTCCAGCCGCGCTTCCGCAATAGCATCCGCCATGTCGGCGGGCACGTCGCCGGTCTTGCTGCCATCGCC contains:
- the fusA gene encoding elongation factor G, which codes for MKEYTTENLRNVALVGHQGAGKTSLVESMLFATGATTRMGKVEERNTVADFDEEEHERTMSIYTALVALEHSGCKVNVLDAPGFVDFMGEAKNAVRVADAVLVVVDAVSGPEVGTELAFDYAREFRLPVLVVINKMDRENANFNNALEGLRTRFPGNRFVPVVLPLGSQADFSGVVNVLTQKAFLGDGSKTGDVPADMADAIAEARLELTEAAAEADDALLEKYFDTEELSDDEVRQGLRKAARSADLRVVPVFVTSATHNIGVQALLEALTVYVVPPSERGVMVQAAPDAEIEVMGPPLNDSGPALAYVFHSYTDKYGTQSYFRLFSGSLKPNDALKNLETGEDERMGSLSTMRGENAESLDVVHAGDIAVVSKLRGTHTGHTLAKGTNKLVVPPQFPMPVYSVALSPRSQSDGAKMGEVLTSIGHADPTLKWRQDAATKETIMEGMGGTHIDVAISRAERMGVGLDTALPKVPYQETITRTASAVYRHKKQTGGAGQFGEVHLRVEPLDTGEFEFANEVVGGAISQQFVSSTEKGVRQALEGGVVAGFPVKFVKAVVFDGKMHPVDSKDIAFQIAGRGAFREAFEQAGPALLEPIMTVRVVVPEENMGDIMGDMNTRRGRVMGMETEVGRSVVTAEVPLAEVQRYSNDLRSMTAGRGVFTMEFSRYERVPGNIQADIIAKAEKQKEEA